The following DNA comes from Haemorhous mexicanus isolate bHaeMex1 chromosome 19, bHaeMex1.pri, whole genome shotgun sequence.
TGAAGGAGGCAGCTTGTTACCTGCCTTCCTTGCAGTTTAATAAAAGTATATCCCTTGTGTGCCATTCTTCTGTGGAAGCAATATCTGGGGCTTCTGCAGGGACACTTTATAAAATCTTGTGAAAGCACAAAGTTCACCAAGGTGATTACACAGAGAGGAGTGAGTGGCTCAGGGGACTCTCTCCTGAAAATGTTGAGACTTTCTCttctctgttgttttctttaGGTGATGGCTTTGGTTTAGGCTGGTTTAACATGCAGGCCTTGGTAAACTGCATCTTGCTCTCCATAATACCTTTGGTTTTGGGTGGAAGAACATCTGGTGCTGCAGTGGATAGGAAAGGTCACTGCAATATTCTTGGGGATAACCACAGAGACCTTGAAAGATAAGGTGGCCAAAGGTGTCCTCTGCTGTCAGATAATTTCCTTGCCTGTCATTTTTAGTCTGCTGTTTGACCTTTGTCAGACATTGATGCCATGTctcattattttaaaaccagTGAAATTGGGAATTGTTTTGCTGCACTTCTCTCTACGTGCatgaattaaaattaattagctGAGTTTCCTTTatgctttcctctttttttttccctttttccctttcccttttcctttctgaaaatgttaaataaatcaGTCAGTGACACACAGTATTGCTGCTAGTAAAATGAAGCCAGGTGCTGAGGAAAAGTCCAAGTAAAATacttgattttttgttttcttgtgggTTTTGTGCTCTCTTTATCTGGAAGAGAAACAGGTCCCATCAATCttaagaaaatgcttttgttttgtttctgtgccaTCTCCTACTGCTACAGACGCGGTATTAGCAATGCACTTGCTTTGTGTCTGTTCACCtgaagtaataaaaataatgattatCTTTTGAAACAGTGGAAGAAGCCCAGAGAAAGGATCAACTTTTTCAGTTTGCCAAGTCGAAGCAAGTGCGGATTGAAAGAGAATTGTCCAGTTTGCGACAGGTACAGCCCTGGTTGTGTTCCTGCTCCGAGGTCACAGGAGCATTTTCAGGAACATCAGACCCATGTGGAACAGTGTAAAAAAGTTAGATCTAGATAGTATTAATTAAGGAACAAAAATCTGTTTGTGCCTTGCTGTAGAATGTTGATTTATTTCATTTGGGGTTAAGCTGAAAAGCCCACGGTGCTTCCAGGCTTGGGAAGTCGCGTGAAGGGCAGCAGGATTGGGATCACACACCTGTCCAAGGTGAACTCAGCAGAGTAAGGGACACAGTGTCCTGGCAGGCCTGTTTTTCACAACCTAAACACTGTGTGTTCTCCTTCTCTCAGCTGAGGTTCTCAAAGCATGTTccattttttaattgcaaataaTTGATGGGTAGTTACCTTCTCCACTAGCTTCACAAAAAACCCCTGCAGTCTAAGCTAAATCCCGTGATCATCATCCATGTCCTGTAATTCTGTAGCTGTGAACAACATAATAACAACATGCATTAAGTATCAGGTAACAGTaatgatattttatttattgttcaGTGTGGTTCCTTCTTAGAAGAATATTCTAATCTTCTAATAGAAATCCTGTTTATTGCTgcaaaacattattttcctaaatataTGCAAAGATGGTCTCTTAGATTTGGAAGTCTTTGTCAATAATTTGACTACAGGCATTGgtttataaaaacattttgagGATGTTTTTGGAAGACAAGCACTGTGGTACTACCTGATGATGATGTTCCTGCACCCAGACATTCACCAGTGCCCCTCACTGTCTCTGACAGGTCTGTGTAAAACAGCAACGGGACTTGCACTTCCTCCATGTCAACTTTGATAGCTCGCAGGAATCCAGGCAAAACCATGAAAATGCATCAAGTGGAAAGAggtaaagacattttaaaatgctttttttttcttaaatagtTTGTCCTCAAAGAAAGACTTCACTGTTCAGCCCCAGCTAACAGAGGTGTGTGCTGGGTCAGGATGGCTTTGCTGGACTCGACCACAAACATCCAGTGAAGCTGTCAAGTACCTTGTGTTTTATTTGGTCAGGAGAGACCATGACCATCAGTCACAGAGCAAGTGTTGTAGCAGGCCAGACAGCTCAtgattttttttagaaagtGAATTAGTCTGGTGGTAGGGGTGTTAACCTGGCTCCCTACTACTTTTACTTAAAAAGCAAAGTTTATTTTAGGAAGTAAACTTAGAGAATTGGTCCACACCCTGGAAGTTCAGACAGAATCACCATACTGTGATTAAAACATGAGGGAACTCTCAGACTGGTTTTGAAAAGTAACAGCCAAATCTGGGCAGATTTTCCGTGGGGTTTTGGCAGGATACAGCTGTCTGGTGgtgtgtgagctgctgcagaactgTAGCAGAGCCTGTGTTCTGTAGAGCTTTAGGAGTGCACTTGGGGATGCTCTTTACCTGCAGTGTTTCTGACTTGTTTTTGTCGTGCCGTTGTAGCTCAGGGGCCACATTCTCTGCCTCTGAAAGCCCCAGCAAGACAGACAAGGGTAGGACTGAGGGCAGCCACAGGATGTGCGAGGAGTGTGGAACTGCACCAGTTCCAGCAAGTAGGGTAAAACCCACCCCTGAGATGTGTGAAGTAGATAATAGACAGTTACTGAATGCTTCAGACTTGGAGGAAACTGCTTCAGCGTTGTTAAACGCGTGTCAAAAAGCTGTGAAAGGCTTGGCCGTGCCtgtggaagaaggagaaaagcaggatGTTACATCAAGCTTTGATGAGCTAGACAGTGAAAAATCTCATGAGGTAAACAACACAAGTCCATTGAGAAACAGGGAAATTGGAGAGAATGAAGTGAAAAGCAGAGACCAAAAAACCTTTGAGGTGTCTTTGCCTTCATATGATCGTTGGCTTAAAATCAAATCTCATGTAGATTTGCAAAGCACTTTAATCCAGAGCAGCACCACGTCTGACAAAACTGATAATGGAAACAAAACCTGGGAAGAGAGATCTGACACTGAGTCTGGCCAAAAAAGCAGAGAGACTCCTACCACTTGCAAGTCTGACTCTGATTCCAGTATTTATAACTTCATTGTAATTAAAGACAAACAGTGGAAGCCACTCTCAGATCTGGAATGGCTGGAGATTTTCAAGCCCAAAAAGAGAGATGGAAATACACACCGTGGAAGAGATTACAGCTGTTTGGAGACTGCACAAGAGATGAAATGTACCTGCTCAAAAAGGTTATGAGTTTGTTGCCTTTAAGAAATAAGCATAAGCTAGAATATATAGAAACTTAGGTATATAAGCTCTCAGTATTAGCTCAAGCTATGTTTAGGATAACTGCTGTTTTAAATTTAGCTTTTCAACCTGAAAAgtaacaaatttaaaataaaaatagctctTAAAGTATCATGATTctatttttatgcatttatttttttctcctctcttatCCCCAAGAGCTGTgtgggcaggagaagctgcaatACCATATAACTTTTAGGCAAATAAACTAATTGAGAAAATCTTAAGATTTTTTGAAATCCCAGTTGTTGCTCATAACTCTAATGGGTAAAATATGTTTTGACCAGAGCTGGACTTGTACAGTGATGTTTCTGTGAGGCAGGAAACAGATGCAGGTTTTGTGTGATGCTTTAGTGACTGTGTTACTTCTGTTGAGAAATCACATCTTGGCTGGGCAAGAATGTaggacacagctctgagcacaggctgctgcctctgTCAGGGCAAGAAATGAGATGGCAAGATGTAAAGGACAGCAATCTGTCCACTCTCCAGCTCGTGGGACTCTGTCCTTCTGTTTGTGCTGTGGGAGGAGAAGGACATGTGGTTGGGGACAAGCAGGATGAGGTTTCTAATGCTGAGAAGTGTCAGAAGAAGACCCAGGTGCCTCAGTGATGTTGGAATGTCTCCGAGATAAAAAACCTGCTCTGCATTTACAGAAGTGGCTTTGTGCCTGCATAAGCAAAGGCATTCAGAGCTGGGACTTGCTGTGGATTTGTTCTGTTGGTTCctctatttctgtttcaaaaattGATTTACCCAGCTCTATTTTAGAAGGATTTCTGAAGTTTCACAGCGATTTCATAGCTGCTTTTTAGCCAGAGGAGAGGAGCCTTCCAGCTGGTGGTTTGACAAGCACAGTAAATGAACAGCTGTTTAAACCTGCTCACAGTGTTTGCCAGCAAGCCTGCCCAGCATCCAAACAGATTAATGTTATGGAATGGAAAGATCTGATGTATGGATGCTTTCATTCTGTGTGgcttttgaaacagaaatattgtAGGAATTGTTGCTGCAGTGAGACAGACCTGTTCAGAAACAAGGTGAATGGGCAGCCACTGAAAAAGAATGCTGGCCTGGCACATTCCCATGTGCCTTAGCTGAGCTTCACTCTCCATGTGGGCTCTCTCTAGTTTCCACTGCCTATAAATCATTGGAAAGACTCCACTCCCCTTCTGTCTACCCTGACCTTCCTTatcagctcccccagcagcaccaatGACACACTGCCATCCCTCCAAATCCCTTTTGAGGCTGCATCATGAAAGCTGTTTTCACTTCTTGTCTTGCCCTATTTGTCTTGTCCTTGAGTGAATTTTAAGGGGAAAGGAACAAATTCAACCTGGGCAGTGCAGCTAGAAGATATCCTCCAGTTAGAGGGGAACTGTGCCACCCATTTGGGAtttgctgctgagctctccagtTTTCTTGATGCCCACATTTGGTCCTGGGGCCCTGCTAATTGGAGATGGATTGACTCAGTGCAAATCCCTGACtgtctgctctccagcctctgctgaCTCGGATTTGGCAGGCAATAAATCCTCACCCCTACatgggaggaaggcaggagcatTGCTTCTGTGAAGGGATTAATGGCACAGACCAGCACAACATTCCTCCTGGGACTTGGATCTGGATCCTCCAGTTTTCCATTGCTGCTTTCAGAGTGCTGATGATGTAGTTTGTGTTTAGGGAAGGGTGCTGGCACCTCCCTGTCATCCcagcaaatatttttgccaTGAGTTCCTGAGTTCTGGAACAGGCAACAAGGAGGCTGTTAACAGTCAAATGCCTTCCCCAATGGCAGAGGGGATTGTGAAATCCCAGAGTGCAGGAGTCATTTCTGTGTGCTCTGACTTGGTGACTTCATTTATGTTGGGCCAACATTTCCTGCCTTTGGATTTTTATCTCAATTCTCATTTTACAGATGGAGCAACAGCAGGTACTTGTTGAGTCTGCCTGGGCTGGACTAAGCCACTCATTCCAGAGCCATTTCCCTGCCTCAAAATCAAACCTGTGTCCCCTTCCTTTCCAGCCTGTGTGTTTTCCAGGACAGGCCCTGCTCATCTCATCTCCTCACATCTCTGTTCCAGGCTGCTTGTTCTCTCACATCTCCACAGAACCCTTCCTTGTCAGAAACACAGACATGAGCTTTTCTCTCTTAAAAGAGAGCCTGTTTTATCCCAGTGTTTTATGGGAGAAGTGAAATGGGACACAGCAGACACTCATGAGCTGACAGCTCTCACGAGGGCTTTTTCCTAGATTGAATGTCAGTTAAAAATGCACCTATTTTTAACAGTCTTGTCAGGTATGGAATGCATTGTGACACCAAAATAAGTATCTAAAGAGTATCTACTGAAATGTCATCAAAGagaatatttgctttaaaatacacatcttttttcattgtttgcCAGTCCAGGCAGGGCTAGCACTCTGCTTCTGTTGTGTTCAGAAGTTGATTAATGTGGTTTGCtcctacatttaaaaataaataaatccaagCCTCTTTGGGAAAGCTCTCCTGTGATCTCTGAAGTGAGATGATCATGGTAAAACTGTGAAATTCCCTTGAAAGGTACACCTACAAATATTAATTTGCCTGATGGTTGATTAGAACCAAAAGGGTTTGGGTGTGAGAGGGGAGTGAGTAGCAGAGTATTGGGAAGAACAGAGTTTCGCCTTTTGTGTGCTCTTTGCAAGGTTAAATACACACTCAAACACATGGTCATGGAGCTGGTTGAGACTGGTTGAAAGTCAAGCCTCATCCTCAGAGGGTGAGAGTGATCTGGGGAAGCTGTTAAACATGGGCATGCTCTGAGGAGCAGGGTAATCTCCCAAGCTTCTTGGTTTCCTTGGCTCAGGGCCCACAGTTATTTATGTTGTGCCATGATTTCCCCTTGAAAGTTTAAAAAGGATGGTGATGCTGTTTCTGCCaatgtcttgatttttttttttaacagtgaagaAAACGTGGATCTGAATTCCCTCCACTTGGCTTCCCCTCTCTTGGCATCCACTGAGAAGAGCAACAAGAGTCAAAGTTCTGGGAAGTTCTCTGATGAAGATTCTCCTCTGGACATCAATGACCTGGCAGTGACTAAACCAACAAAGAGATACTGCATGAACACAGTCAGTATCTTATTGCACAATGTCCTTCACTGATTTTGAGGGGAATTATGGGGAATTATGACTGATGGTAGGAATGCAAATGTCTCCAGGCATGGAAGAACTGGGGACTCAAATGATGAGACAGCAGGCTTATGGCAAAGGtgataacatttttatttttttttaaatagctccTTGTTGCCTCAATATGTCTTGGACAGCATAGGTAtaaatgagtttttaaaaaatgaataagGTTTTGGAATGAAAAGCTTGAGGAAAATGGATGCTGGCTAATTGGTAATTCCACTAAATATCTGGGTACACGTGGATGCAGTTATCAGAAGCTATTGGACATGGTTTCTTTcctgttctgcttggttttccCTGTTTCTCGTGTCTTTATTCTCCCCTTTATCCCTGAAATACCTCTCTTGTGAGTGCTCCATATACCTGCATGTGGAAATCTGTTTGAAATGGCACTAGGAGAGAGCTCTGTGTTTATCAGAAACACCAGCAATTAGCCACACTCTGTTACTTTGCAGTATTTTgaacagaaacatttcaaaatcaaaatgCTGATTCTTGGTGCATTATAATTCTTtgaaatcctcaaaaaaaaagaTCCTTCCCTAACTTTGGCTCCctctctgtgtcctgcaggacaCCAGTTCCCTGTTCTGGAAGCTGGAGCGCTCGTTGGCCCAGTCCCGACAGATGCTGACTGATCTGGAGCTCAGCCTTCTCCACACAAGCATTCCCAACACCAGCAACAAGAATAAGGTACAGATTGCTCTCCCAGGATGAGGTTGAGCTCTCAGGGATGCTGATTGGGAACATCCTTTCCCTTATGCTTGGCTTGCACTGTATTAGCAAAGCATGAGGAGGATATTGGTTATGAAGAGACAATTCCTGCATGCCTTAGTGCTTGAAATTTTACAGGATTCTGTTTGGCTGCTCAAGGTCATGACAGGATTTGACTCCTGCATGTGTCTGAACAGATGGAAGGCAGAAGTCATTTTGGGGCAAGCTGTAGGAGGtctagaaaaaaatgaacactgCTTCTTTCTGACTTGAAGCAAATTAGGTGATTTCTCAGGCTCAGCACAcactcactgctctgctgtcccagagaCTCACAGTCAGAACTGGTTTATTATAATATTCATGGAAAGGAGGGCAGTATAGGGAATATATAGGATACTTTGGGTGTGAATTTAAACCAGAAGCTCTGCTTAAATAAAGGCAGAGTTCTTGTGGGTTGGTAGTTTTAGCTCCTTCATTGCAGGGTCAGAGAATATATTCAGTGGTCAAAGAAAAGAACCTGTATGTAGCTGTCGTAGCAGTTTATTTTATGAGCACAAGTGCTGATAAAGTTCCTGTTGAGTATTTGGGCAGCAGAAGTAATCAGAGAAAGGGTCACTTGTTTGGTGGGTAAATATCCATAAGAATTTCTACCTTGTTTGACAAGGACATTGTACCTTTTGTCCCTAGCAATGAGCACACTTGTGCTGGTGTATATCCCAAAGGGAGGATTTAGGCTCCTGGTTTCAGAGCAGTGCTGAAccctcatcttcatcctcacaCGTTTCACCTCCCTCTGAAAAGTTGCACTCCTTTTAGCCTTAGATGAACCTGGCCAGAACAACATTGCTGTAAGGAGCAGACAAAGCCATTTTTATAACATTCAGAACCATAAACCCTTCGCTGTGCTGGGCCTGACTGTAAAGGTTGTGTGCCAGCGTTTGCATCAACTGAAAGGATATTTTGTTCAGAAGTTCCTCTGCAGGATTTCATTCAGTGGCAAAGACAGCAGCAGTTTAGTCTTTTGCAAAGACTCCTGAGTAGGAGGATTCCTGAAAAGCTCCCTGCACACAGTGCTTGCTTGTGGCTCTTGCCCAGCCCCATCAGCTGTCTGGCTCCTGCTCACTGCTTGGCACgtcacagctcagctcctctgtcTGCCCATGACTCTGCTTTAGGATCTGATGCTGCATTTTTGAGCTTGGAAATTGGCTTCTCCTTCAGCTTTAGTGGATAGAAAATGAAGCAAACTCGTGTGTAGTGGCGGGAGCAGATCCTGAGCCACATCTGTGGAACTTTGATCTCCTTTCAGAGCAGTTCTGGGCAAAAACTCGTCAAGCGTGTTTGAGTTAATCTATGCAGGCCAGCTAACCCGTGCTTCAAACCAGGCTTACCTGGGGCTGTTTTAAACTGAGCTTTAGAACGGAATAAATATGAGATACAGCCTTTGGAATTTAATCAGGGGGAAGTGGTACATGTTGGattctgtgccctgctggggtggggaggagaagggggaattAAGAACTGTACCCCTGCTGCTCACCAGCTTGAACCTGGCAGCTCTGAAATTTTATTCTCTGAGTCCTTTGATTTCCATGTAGTGTTTTTACATTACAATAGAAACAACAGAACTCTTCACAGAAGCCAGTTACCTGCTGCAGAAGAAAGAGATGCtaagcttcctttttttctctgtgatgtTCCCTGAGCATGAAAGTGTTTTCAGCTtgatctttttttgtttgcttccctCTTTATAAATGCATCTGCAATATTAATACCCTTTATGGATTTTTGAgatggccctggcacaggattCTAAGTGCATTTCCAATAAAACTCTTGTGAGTACTGTAACAGCAAACAGATATTAAGTCAGGTAGTTCCTTTAGTCAAATAATTAAACTTTTCTGAAGCGTGTTCCTCATCCTTGGGGCAGTCAGATCTCACAGCCTCATTCCCCAGTACCTGCATTTTCCTTATGGTGGTTAAAACCCTTCTGTGTGTTACAGATAACAGGATCAAGGATGTGAACATTGTTGAATGAGAGATTGGGAAGTTTTTTCCAGTGCCAAGGCCAAGGGCTGTTTTAGGATACTGTTCCTGGGCTCAGAGCCCCAAAAGTAGAATGTATTGAATAGAGCTGTTTCAGAATATCCAAAGCAGCCTTGCCCACAgcagattgtttttttttcattttgaatcaGGAAATTTCTCACTCTCTGATTATTTGTTCTCCTATTCTCCTATTGTGGATTGGATGCTTGCAGTAGGCACCACCTTGTCTGGTTCTGAGGACAAAAGAGTAACCAGATATGGTTAAAATCCTGAACACCACATGAAACTGAATAAGAACCAGCAACAATGAggagagaaactgaaaaaaaaaaaaaagaaatctcccAGTGCTGACAAGCACTGTGCCTGCAGAGAgaggctgccccacagccagctgggctgtgccactgTGTGACTCCAGTTGTGGATCAGCCTCCATCCCATGGGGAGCTGGTGCTCAGTTCTCTCTGAGCTATTCCAGCTGCAGTCCCTGAGCTGGTTGTGCCCTGgggagtcaggctggtttggtgTTCTGCTGGTTCTGCATTAAGCCTGGAGACACTGAGACTGCTCTGAGAGCTGTGGGGTCTGAGGAGAGCAGCTGATGGGGCACTGGGGGAGATGGGTGCTGAGTAGCTGGAATGCCAACCCTTCCTGTGCACAGAGAGAGCTCTTCTTTTCCTGAAAAGAGCCCTGAGGTAAAAGCAGCCAGAGGTTTTATAGGCTGAAGCCAGCACTGTGACTTGCATCCTGAAACCACTGATGTTACAAAGCTTCAGGAGCAAATCCCCAAAAGTGCTGagccctgtgctgaggcagcagaGTGGGGAGAGCACCCTGAGCCTACAGAAATAATCCCATTTGCCTCAAGTGGGAAAGAGCTGGTGGAACAAACACACCACAATCCACTGTAGATCCATGACAAGCATGAGTGGCTCTCCAAGTCACTGGCTAATGCatagttctcattttctttctgtgttaaAAGGCACTGAATCACTGTGATCAGTTAGATCTGAAGCAGAGCAGGTCCAGAAATAACCAAACATTTGTGCAGTTTCATATACAGAAGTGATTGAATTGATTTTggttgtgtttgtttggttttaaattgctttgaaaCTCATTTGAGGGCAGGTGCACTGACAAACATTGGGGCAATTTCCTCCCTAGCTGCCAATGATTTAGCCATTCTCATCAGTCAGTTGTTTTGCCTCTGGAGAGAGGTTGGGTGGGGGGGAGTTGAAGAACTCAGGAGGAAAGCAGTGAGGAAAAGGCTATTTTCAGTTTTGGACACAGCACCATGTGCCAGTGCTCATAAATGGTGACTCAGTGGCTGGCCTGGGGCACAAAGATCACTCCTTTCCTGAAGGCCAACTGGAAAGGTTTTATTTCCCAACATCCCACTGGTGGCCCCAAGACTGTTGCCTTTCTGTGAAGTACTTTGTTTACCTTTTCCTCTTTATATTTTACTCCATGTTCTTACTCTGTTTGCAGTGTGAAAATTTGTGTAGTAAATTCACAAAAGTGTGGTCGCTTCTGATATTTCAGAGGAAATGTTCctgctttttaataaaaatcttttccattttctgcagaggaagaagttgGTTCCAACACAGAGTTAATTCTGAGGACTGAAGATCATTCACCCAGCAGCTACAATGGAAAGTtacctcatttttttttcccgtGGTCCTCCTGAGTGTTTGAAAGACTCACAAGTGGCAAGAAGATCTGACTCTGCAGGAATGTATTTTATcttgaaataaaacacagaataaCGCCAAGATTAACAAAGCTATTTTTATAGCTGAGAGCTCAGGTTAAACACTAGCTTGTTTTTTAAGAGTCTGAAGTGTGTAATTGTTACAACATAggaactatttttctttttcttttttttacgGTAGCTCAGAAATATTTATAGAGTATGACACAGCCAagcattctccttttttttttttttaaatatcacatTGTTTTTGTTCTGGATTTCTTGCCTTGTAGAGAGAGATGAATAATGTTTATAGGAAGTTCCCAATTAGTGTTGTAAGCAGGAACTGCCTCCGATGTTGCTGAAATGGGAGAGCGATCACCCACAAGATGGGCAGAACAACTTTCCACACTCAGGAGCTGGTTCTTCCAAAAAAAGCTTATGGGATCAGGTGTGTATGGCCTCTGCACTGTAGAGGTAGCCATGATGTGACATTTTTTAGCATTTAAACTGGATTTATGTTTGCTGATTGGGCAAGATGTGCTGTTATCACAACTTGAACTTACTTTTTAACAAAGAGATCAAATAAGCTGATAAAGGTGATACTTTGCTGTGTCTCTCTTGCCACTGAACACATTTAGCACTTGATTTCTGACATTTCTCAGCACAGACACAAGTGGGCTGCCCAGTCCTGTGTAGGTTGGGAGCACTTTGGGACCAGTgtccctcccacagccctgtgccagcattTTTCCTGCTCGGGGAGAGCCAAGGGTGGGAGTTTCTGTGGATTGCCCTTGTTAActctttcatttaattttctgctttctttttaatgacTCCAGTGACAGCCTTTCCTGCAAGTATTACTGGCCTCAGAATTAGGTGGCCAGTTCTGATGAGAGCTGCTGTTCTCCAGActctttccctgcctgctcaCCAGCATTACCCAGAGGGaagctcagctgctccagctctttcCAGGTTTCCTCAGGCCTTTACAGTGCACTTATTTCTGTGCCTGCACAGAGCCTTCTCAGCTCCATCCTCACAATCTCCTACTCTGGGTATGACAAGATTTCCCCCTAAAAAGCCAATGATGACAATGCCATGATGCTCACCCTGAAGCTATCCAGCAGCTACACAGAGAAACTGGTACAACttccaagcagcagctgcatttaAATGGTTTTGAGGTTATTGGATGAATTCACTGAGTTTAAACCCCTAGAGAGTTTAAAATGATGACTTTAAAATCAATACAGAAAACTGAGCTCAAGTGATGCATCAAGGATCTGCAGAGCCTTAGGATTTTGTGTCGGGGCTGCCCTGGATTTGTGGaatgggaagaaaggaaataactGGGTTAATTTATTCAGCACTAAGTGACTTAAAACCCAGCTGCATTATTGACCACACTCAGATGCTCGAATGGAAACGCTTCAAACTCTGTGCCTTAATTCTGGAAGCAGCTCAAATACTCCAGGGAGCCCTTTGCTATTGTATCCTTGGTTTGAATTATTATTTAAAGACAACAAAGCTTCTGTTCAGCCACGGCCTTTCCGCAGGGTGGATACGAGCTCCGGTCATTGACTTTGCTAACGGGAATTGGTGTTGGAGCCCCGGGGCTCAGAACAAGCTGTGTGCAAGTGCAGTGGGAGAGGGGTGAAGATGGGCGCTGAGATGGGACGGTCGTGCTGGGGATGACCGCCGTTCCTGGTGTTTCCTGAGCTGGGAATCACCTCGGTGCCTGGTGTCCCGCCGGGGGCGCTAAGGGACGCGTCCCCCCCGCTCCGTGTTCTCtctccgtgtcccctccccgtgtccccgtcccCCCCGTTCTGTGTTCCCTCTCCGTGTCCGTGTCCCCCCCTCTCCGTGTCCCCTCTCCGTGTCCGTGTCCCCCCCTCTCCGTGTCCCCTCTCCGTGTCCGTGTCCCCCCGGCGCTGCGCGGTCCTACCTGCCCGCGGGGGGAGCGGCGCTGCAGTTCCGGGTGCGGCCGCCAGGGGCGCGGTAGCGCGCGGCGCAGTGCGCGgccgggaggggcggggggcgggcggcgcCGGTGGCTCCTGCCGGAGCCCCGAGCGCCGATACCGGAGCGCGGATACCGGAGCGCGGGTACCGGAGCGGGGAGTTCCCAGCGCGGCCCACCATGAACAGCATCAAGAGCGTGCCGGCGCGGGTGCTGAGCCGCCGCAGCGGGCACAGCCTGGAGGCGGAGCGGGAGCAGTTCGACAAGAGCCAGGCAAGGACGgcgggagggggcggcggggccgcgggacCGGCCGCGGTTACGGTCCCGTTTTTAGTCCTGGTCCTGTTACCGGCTCGGGGACGGGACGGGCCGGCCCTTTCCGCGGGGCAT
Coding sequences within:
- the CCDC62 gene encoding coiled-coil domain-containing protein 62 isoform X1, with the protein product MSSSLQRSASPQAFSPDHKNSIIRRQRQELKLLIAELKDRDKELNDMVEVHERHIQAWEDDRQKILTLAERCSLLTSELNERNAVIKSLTKKLKLLESQHNDSKITLESTQQKFKELTQKVTDSSVHCQALEEKNQSLHCSVLELSAKTGQLQAREQELLSMLQMKDKALIETTDQITEVTSKFKTLENALRTAKLDEFTRNREHQDLKVTFNDVMSQVNKMKDILSEKMKESSKNQEEISHLKQENGCLRSELILAVEEAQRKDQLFQFAKSKQVRIERELSSLRQVCVKQQRDLHFLHVNFDSSQESRQNHENASSGKSSGATFSASESPSKTDKGRTEGSHRMCEECGTAPVPASRVKPTPEMCEVDNRQLLNASDLEETASALLNACQKAVKGLAVPVEEGEKQDVTSSFDELDSEKSHEVNNTSPLRNREIGENEVKSRDQKTFEVSLPSYDRWLKIKSHVDLQSTLIQSSTTSDKTDNGNKTWEERSDTESGQKSRETPTTCKSDSDSSIYNFIVIKDKQWKPLSDLEWLEIFKPKKRDGNTHRGRDYSCLETAQEMKCTCSKRL